In Actinomadura citrea, a single window of DNA contains:
- a CDS encoding GlxA family transcriptional regulator, with translation MTRVVFLLVPGLHLLDLAGPAQVFGTAADAGLPYRLAYVADHPEPGDPQETAPPHPAVPAPAPVAVHTAQGVPLQAPAAWPALTAGDIVLVPGWRWGGRETHAPPVSAHTARRLAGHHAAGGTVASVCAGAFALAHAGLLDGRRCTTHHEIQDALARRHPRATVVRDVLYVTDGRVITSAGIASGIDLALHLVASRHGPGAAARIARTMVVYARRNGDEPQASALLRHRAHVSDAVHRAQDLIDARYARPLPLHTLAAEAGVSERTLTRRFTAATGLTPLRYQQELRLEHAEHLIGQGATTDTAARAVGFTDARMLRRLRART, from the coding sequence GTGACCCGCGTCGTCTTCCTGCTCGTCCCCGGCCTGCACCTGCTCGACCTCGCCGGGCCCGCCCAGGTGTTCGGCACCGCCGCCGACGCCGGCCTGCCCTACCGGCTCGCCTACGTCGCCGACCACCCCGAACCCGGGGACCCGCAGGAGACCGCGCCACCTCACCCCGCCGTGCCTGCACCCGCGCCTGTGGCCGTGCACACCGCGCAGGGCGTGCCCCTCCAGGCGCCCGCCGCCTGGCCCGCCCTCACCGCAGGCGACATCGTCCTGGTCCCCGGATGGCGCTGGGGCGGCCGCGAAACCCACGCCCCGCCCGTCTCCGCCCACACCGCCCGCCGCCTGGCCGGCCACCACGCCGCGGGCGGCACCGTCGCCAGCGTCTGCGCCGGAGCGTTCGCCCTCGCCCACGCCGGGCTCCTGGACGGACGCCGCTGCACCACCCATCACGAGATCCAGGACGCCCTCGCCCGCCGCCACCCCCGCGCCACCGTCGTGCGCGACGTGCTGTACGTCACCGACGGCCGCGTCATCACCTCCGCCGGCATCGCCTCCGGCATCGACCTCGCCCTGCACTTGGTCGCCTCCCGGCACGGACCCGGCGCCGCCGCCCGCATCGCCCGCACCATGGTCGTGTACGCGCGCCGCAACGGCGACGAACCCCAGGCCAGCGCCCTGCTGCGGCACCGCGCCCACGTCAGCGACGCCGTCCACCGCGCCCAGGACCTCATCGACGCCCGCTACGCGCGCCCCCTGCCCCTGCACACCCTGGCCGCCGAGGCCGGCGTCAGCGAACGCACCCTCACCCGCCGCTTCACCGCCGCCACGGGCCTGACCCCGCTGCGCTACCAGCAGGAACTGCGGCTGGAACACGCCGAGCACCTCATCGGGCAGGGCGCCACCACCGACACCGCCGCCCGCGCCGTCGGATTCACCGACGCCCGCATGCTGCGCCGCCTGCGCGCCCGCACCTGA